A window of Fusobacterium perfoetens genomic DNA:
TTGATTTTAACTCTTCACGTCTTTCTTCAACTGTATCTTTTTGAGTTTTTTCCTCTTTTATTTCTTCTTTTGGAGTTTCTTTTTTCTCTTCCTCTTTTTTAAGCTCCTCTTTAGGTTCTTCTTTCTTTTCTTGAGGTTCAGATTTTTCTTCTTTTATTTCTTCTTGATGTTGAGGTCTTTGAGGTTTTATTTCTTCCTCCTCTTCCCCTTGTTGATATTCTTTTCTTTCTCTTATTATTCTAGGGATTATATCCTCTAGTTCTTTATTCTCTCTATCTTTATCCTCGTTAGGAATCTCATTTGCATTTACGCTCTCTTGATTTTGGTTAGCATCTTTTATTTCTTCTGAAACTTTATTTTCATTAGCTTCAGAGATTTTTTTTAGGTCCTTATCCTCCACTCTAATTCCTCCTTATTTTTAGTACAACGCTTTCTTCCTTTGAATTTGAAAAATAGTTTTTGCTTTTTCTTATCCCACATAACCAAACAATCTCATTTGAGTTTTCTTTTTGGTGGACTACTATTGGGATTCCCTCTCTTTTATCTTTAGGAATTTTTGAATTAACAAATATATCTTTCACTTTTTTAGAAGTTTCCATTCCTTTTAGAAATATCACATCTCCAGAAATTCTACTTCTTACTAATAATTTATCATCTTTTTTAAGATTAGTTTTAAATTCTTGTTCTCCCCCTTTAAAATTTTCTTCCCCCAGAGTAGCTTCTACTATATACTCTCCAAAAACCACCTTACCGGGAATATTTAATACTAATTCTTTGACTTGATTTTTCTCTGTTTTGTTGACAGATAGATATATTTTATCATACTCTTTCACTAGAGTACAATATTTATCTAATTTTATTTTTTTTGTTCCACCAGTTTCTAAGATATTTGAGATATTTTCTATTTTATTTCTTGAAACCTTTACATTATTTATATTCAAATAATAATTTATTACTTTTTTTCTTAAGTATTCTTTATCAAGTGTAAATAATTTATTTATATCAATTATGTTATTTTCTATATATTTATTATAATCTATTTCTAAGATTTGATTTATCTCCCTTATCTCCTTTATAAAGTTAAAAAGTTTTTCTTTAACTTTTGGATTATAATTATTCTCTAAAAATGGGATTAAATCAAGTCTTATACTATTTCTAGTGTAGTCATTTTTTAAGTTTGTGGAATCTATTTTATATTCTATCATATTTTTATCCAAATATTCCATAATTTCTGATTTATAAATCTCATTTATTGGTCTTACAAATTTTTCTCTTAGGTCAAGTATCCCTTCAAGCCCCTCAAAAGATGACCCCCTTATAAGTCTGAATAAAAAAGTTTCCACTTGGTCATCAAGATTGTGAGCTAATGCCACCTTATTTCCATTTATCTCATCTAAAACTTCATCAAAAAAACTGTATCTTATCTCTCTTCCAGCTTCTTCTAAAGTTATTTTTTTCTCACGAGATAACTCTTCCATACTTTTTCTTCTAACAAATACAGGAATATTATATTTTTTTCCCAAGCTTCTTACAAAGTTTTCATCTCTTTCTGCCTCATCTCCTCTAAACATATGGTTTATATGAGCAAGTCCTAAAAAAAGATTATATTCCTCTCTTATTCTTAGCAAGACCTCTAGCAAAAATATAGAGTCTGGTCCACCAGAGCAACCTACAACTATTCTATCATTTTTCTTTATAAGTCCAGTTTTCTCTATTCTCTTTACTACTTTTTCTATTATATCCATAAATTATTCCTCTATTTTTATTGTATGATATTTTGTTTCCTCTCCACTATAATCAAAGAAAATATTTATATTTTCTCTCTCTTTAGTATCTATATTAATACTAAATCTTTCTAATTCTGTAAATTTGTGAGCCTCTCTTGTACTTCTAAAACTCATTTTTTCTATTATATTTTTATGTAGTTCTTTGTCTTTATTTTCCTCTATCCAAGCTGGATAAAATCCCGGTTTTCCTATAAAAAGATAATCAAATTTTAGATATTCTAAAAATTCTTCTTTTTTAGGAAAATTCATTTTTTCATAATATTCTACAAAGTTATTAAATATAGCTACTTCTTTGTGAGCCACTTCCAAATAACCTCTCTCTTTGTAAAAATCCCCTATGCTTTCAAAAAACTTAAATGGACTTTCGAAGAAATTCTCTACAACAAAATCAACTGATTTTAAAAACTTTTGTGAATTGTAATAAAAATCCAAAACTTCCTCTATATCTTTTAATCTACATATATCTTTATAACTTATAAACTCATTTGATAAAATCTCATAAGGTGGAAAATCTAGATATTTATAACCATATTTCTCCCCCTCATCTTTCATTTGAGTTCCCTTAAGCATCTTTAAAAATCCAAGTTGAATCATCTCACACTTTGTTTTATATACATAGTCAAAAGATTTTCCAAAAGTTTCATAATCCTCAAATGGCAGTCCTGCTATTAAGTCCAAATGAAGATGGATATTTTTATTTATACAAGTTACGTTGTGAAAAAGTCTATCCAAGCTATTATTTCTATTTATAGCTTTCATTGTGCTAGGATTTGTCGTTTGCACTCCGATTTCAAACTGAAATAATTTTCTGGGAACTTTCTTTAAAAATTCCAATACCTCATCATCAAAAATATTAGCGTTTATTTCAAAGTGAAATGTTATATTCTCTCTATAATTTTCTAGTAAAAATTTCCAAATCTCCATATATCTATCTTTATTAAGATTGAAAGTTCTATCAACAAATTTTACAAGTCTTGTTCCTATATCTATAAATCTTTTTAAATCTTTTTTAGTTCTCTCTAGTGAAAAATATCTTACACTTTTATCAATAGATGACATACAATAAGAGCAATTAAAAGGGCAACCTCTCGATGATTCATAATAAACTATTTTATGAACGTCCTCTAACTCTTCGTCATCATAAGGAAAAGGAATTATATCGAGATTTTCTATCAATGGCTCAAAACCATTAAATTTTATTTTGTTATCCTCTCTATAATAAACACCTTTAACCTCTTTTATATCTTTAGTTAGAAAATTAAGTAAAATATTTTCTCCCTCTCCGATTAAAATCCCATCTATCTCAAGATTTTTTTCTAATATTTCATCAGGATTATAGCTTACCTCTGGTCCTCCCAAAAGAATTTTTTTATTAGGTAGTATCTTTTTTAACTCTTTTGTTATTTTAAATACCATCTCAACATTCCAAATATATACTGAGAAAAATATATTATCTGGCTTATATTCAACTATATCTCTTATTATTTTTTGAATGTTGTTATTTATACTACTTTCATAAATTTTTATTTTTTCCTCACTATTTTGTTCAATATATTTTTTCAAATATCTCACAGCAAGATTTGTATGAACATATTTACTATTAATCCCAACTAAAATATTTCTCATTATTTTTTCGCTCCATTCATAAGATTTTCCCTTTGAAAACTCAAATGTTCTTGATAAGTTTTAGTAAAATGGTGTGCTCCTCCACCACAAGCTACAAAGAAATAATACTCAGTTTCTTCTGGATTAAAAGCAGCATCTATTGATTTTTTATCAGGATTTCCTATTGGTCCTGGTGGAAGTCCCTTGTTTTTATAAGTATTATATGGAGATTCAATCTCTAAATCTTTATAATACATTCTTCTTTTTTCATAATTATATAGATAGTTCACTGTAGCATCAGATGCTAATGGCATATCTATCTTAAGTCTATTGTGAAATACAG
This region includes:
- the tilS gene encoding tRNA lysidine(34) synthetase TilS; this translates as MDIIEKVVKRIEKTGLIKKNDRIVVGCSGGPDSIFLLEVLLRIREEYNLFLGLAHINHMFRGDEAERDENFVRSLGKKYNIPVFVRRKSMEELSREKKITLEEAGREIRYSFFDEVLDEINGNKVALAHNLDDQVETFLFRLIRGSSFEGLEGILDLREKFVRPINEIYKSEIMEYLDKNMIEYKIDSTNLKNDYTRNSIRLDLIPFLENNYNPKVKEKLFNFIKEIREINQILEIDYNKYIENNIIDINKLFTLDKEYLRKKVINYYLNINNVKVSRNKIENISNILETGGTKKIKLDKYCTLVKEYDKIYLSVNKTEKNQVKELVLNIPGKVVFGEYIVEATLGEENFKGGEQEFKTNLKKDDKLLVRSRISGDVIFLKGMETSKKVKDIFVNSKIPKDKREGIPIVVHQKENSNEIVWLCGIRKSKNYFSNSKEESVVLKIRRN
- a CDS encoding B12-binding domain-containing radical SAM protein; its protein translation is MRNILVGINSKYVHTNLAVRYLKKYIEQNSEEKIKIYESSINNNIQKIIRDIVEYKPDNIFFSVYIWNVEMVFKITKELKKILPNKKILLGGPEVSYNPDEILEKNLEIDGILIGEGENILLNFLTKDIKEVKGVYYREDNKIKFNGFEPLIENLDIIPFPYDDEELEDVHKIVYYESSRGCPFNCSYCMSSIDKSVRYFSLERTKKDLKRFIDIGTRLVKFVDRTFNLNKDRYMEIWKFLLENYRENITFHFEINANIFDDEVLEFLKKVPRKLFQFEIGVQTTNPSTMKAINRNNSLDRLFHNVTCINKNIHLHLDLIAGLPFEDYETFGKSFDYVYKTKCEMIQLGFLKMLKGTQMKDEGEKYGYKYLDFPPYEILSNEFISYKDICRLKDIEEVLDFYYNSQKFLKSVDFVVENFFESPFKFFESIGDFYKERGYLEVAHKEVAIFNNFVEYYEKMNFPKKEEFLEYLKFDYLFIGKPGFYPAWIEENKDKELHKNIIEKMSFRSTREAHKFTELERFSINIDTKERENINIFFDYSGEETKYHTIKIEE